The genomic window TTCATAAAGAATTTCTTCTCCTGTACATTCACGCATCGTCTTTTTGACATAGTCTCCGACCTTATCTGTGAAAATACCATAGCCCCAGAAAACCGTCGTATTTGCAGCCTGCTTTCCAAAATGCGGCTGTGCAGCAACCACCGTACTCATCAACCAACTAGAATCCTTCAAAGTCATCAACGCTCCTGAACCCGGAATGTTGCCCGAAAAGGCCTCGATACGCCTCAATAAGCTGTTCCCTCTGCACGTCACGGTAAAGCTTTGCCAATTTGTTTCTTGTTCATTTCCAAAAAAAGGCTCCGGATTACCCAAACCCGGCTTCTTCGCCACGATGTTTCGCCAAAGAGTTGCTGATCGAGGCTTTTCCTTGGTTTGAGGTGCCGGTCGTCCCCAGCTGCCCTCTGTTGAACAATCTGTCATCGTTCCATTGGTCATCATCACAACGTCCTGTTTCCCCAGCGGTACCTTTGTCCCGTCACCCAAAACCAGACCGGTCACAGTGATTTTTGACCCAGATTTAAAAATCAAGTCAACGACATCCACATTCAACGTAAAATCCACATTTTGCTTTTCCAGATAATCTTTCAGTGGAAGAATCAAGCTTTCATACTGATTCAACGGTGTCCTTGTTACCCCTTCAAGTGTGTTGAGCCGTGAAAATTCTAAGATCATTCGATTCATATACCGACGAAGCTCAAATAAGCTGCTCCATTTTTGAAAAGCAAACGTCGTTTGCCACATATACCAAAAATTGGTTTCAAAGAAAGCTGAACTAAACCACTCCTTAATTCGCATATTATCCAGCTTTTCTTCCGGCATCGCCAAAAGCCTCATCATGGCCAAGCGATCCTCCTTACTGAAGCCCATCGTATATGTATCGATGATTTCTTGATTTCTTGCTACCAATCGCGCCTGTGCATGTGTGGGATGTAAGTTATCAAAATTTAATATTTCTTCCGTCACACTATGGTTCGGCCAACGAAGTGAGGGAATACTACCAAAAAGCTCCCAGAAATTCTCAAACGTTTCTTCATTCAACATTCGTCCGCCACGGATAACAAACCCTTGCTCATTTGAACCAGCCCCATCATTGCTGCCACCAAGAATAGGACGTCCTTCAATCACATGAATGTTTTTTCCTTCCACGTGTGCGTCTCGAATAAGGTAAGCAGCGGCGGCAAGCATACCAATTCCTCCGCCAATCAAATAAACATGCTGCTCGTTTGACTCTTGCTGTTTATGAAAATACGATTCCTTTAATGCCCGTTTTTCTGTCTGCTCCGTCTGCATTTTCTTAGCAAGGTACATCGTTCCTAAAGCTCCCAGTATCGCCAGTGCGGTTCCTCTTTTTTTCATACAACACCGTCCTATCATTAAGATAGGTATATGTTACATCATTTCTTTATAAAAGTCTTCAATTTCATTCTAATTAATACGATAAACATCCATCAAATTGATCCATCTTCGTCCTGCTGATAGATTCGATAAGAGAAAAACTCGATATCCTTCGCCAATCGAAACAACTGTGTTGCAATCGTCAATGGGGTCTCCTGATACCCCTCCTGTATCCAGTTCAGCAGGACACCACTACACCCATAGGATAAGAAGCGAGCGTAAAATTCTTTGTCTTCCGGTAACAGCTCTTTGTCCGCATCTATTTGCTCAAAGAGCCCAAACAATAATTGTCTGGTCACTGCCGAAAAATCTTTCTGTAAAATATCCGGTCGCGCAATAACTGTATTATAGTAGAAATCCTTTTCCTCAATGATTGCTTTCAGCATCTTCAAGGCCTGTTCTTCCCAATTATCGATTTTGACATCTCTGGTACTCAAATAGATAAACGCATCCTGTTGATAGATCCAACGAAGTAAATCATATTTATCTGAGAAATGATAATAGAACGTCTGACGATTCAATCCAGCTTCCTTTGTCACATCCTGCACACTGATTTTATCGAATGACTTTATCTTGCATAATCTGATTAATGCTTCTGCTATGGTCCTTTTTGTAGCTGACGATCCGGCCATTTCTTTTCCTCCTCTGTCAGAGCCCTGTCTGGTATGCGAAATCAATCCATTTAAATTATTATACTATACGTCACACACTTCGAGGGTTTCATTTTAGCAGAGTGTTTTAAATTAGCCAATGATAGTGGAAACTATGACCCTGTCGAAAAAAAGACAACAGAAAAAGGACACCCTAGCTAAAAGTGTCCCTTCTCCCCCTATTATTTAACCAGACCCAATTAAGAACAATCTATCATTGCCCTAACTCTTTTATTATCGACAAATAGCACTTTAAAAATATTCACCGATAAGAAAAGAGGCATCCAACCACAACTAACACCATCTCCCCTTTCAAAATAAGTTGTTTATTAGAAAAATCGAATTACCATTGATTGCTACACAATCTCAGATATTTCAACTTTATCAACCATTTCACTACTTAAGGAAAGAATTTTTTTTTCCCATTTTTTTAACATGATGATCTTGAACAGCTCACCATTTAAAACGACCTTCAACAATTTTTCATTTTCCTCTTCATTATGAATGACAAGGTTTTGAACGGTTATTTGTTTAGTTTCTATAGAATAATCCACCTTATCCAAAAATTAGCCCTCCTTTTTACCCAGCTAACCAATGAGCTCCTAACTTAATAAGCATCAATAAACTAAGCAAGCTATATGAATTGAATGAGCTAAATAAATTACACATCTATACTTCCTCCTAATCAATTTTTTCTCACTTGTTGAGTACAGTATAGATAAATCTCGCCCACCTCAACAGGACATAAATGTCCTGTAAAAAGAAAATCTCCTTTAATCTTTAACATATTACATACCACATTGTTATGGATAAAAATCAAATTGACAAAAAAAGGCTTTTAGGGAATACGATACAGCTATTTTTACACTAAATTACCTAAATATAGACATACTAAAAAATTAATGGATAAGCTATTCGATGAAATAACTTACCCATTAATCTTAGTATATTGTTGTATTATTGTTTTTCATTAAATGTTTTTAAATCCATTTCCAATTCTTTTAGAATCTTTTCACTTAAAGTTACGTCACCAAATAATTTTGCACATTGTGCACCATCTAAATACTTCTGTTCAGCTCTATTAACATCCCCTTGAGAAAATAGCCAGTATTTCCCCTCGAACACATCTACTGCTGGCTTCTTTTGAAAATCTTGATTAGTCTGCATGATTAGATTTGCTACTTTAACAGCACCGATTAATCTATCGTAGTTATCATATTCAATGAAAACACTAATCGCTACTAACAATACCTTTATCAGCAAAAACAGTTCAACATCTACAGAATAATCTACTTGCTCAATCACTTTATCAGACAACGTCATAAATAATTGTTCATCGTAATCCTTAAAATGTATACAATGAAAATATAGCTCAATTATCAATAGATCATTGATAGAATACTCCTTTTTCTGCAATATTTGATAAAGATAATCATGAAGTATCCCATCACCAAAATCAGCATTTTCAGCCAAATGAACATCCATTGATGCTTGTTGTACGTCTATTGAAAGTTGTTCCTCTTCTGGCAACTGATCATAGTAATTTTCATAAATTTCATCAAATGTTTGTTCTTTCTTGGCAATCCGTTCCTCTTCTTTATAAGTATAAAGCTTATAAAGTCTCTGTTTCAATTGCAAATATCTTTTGGGCAATTCATAGTATTCTTCATCAATCAAATGATGGATCGGTATAGCCAGACGTTGAGAAATAAATGTCAGTTTAGGTAGTGTTGGAAGCGATTGACCTGCTTCGATTCTTGTTAATTGTCGTACGGTCAGTTCCAATTCATCATCACAAAAATCTTCTCTTGTCAGACCCTTCTTTTCTCTAAGCAATCGGATTTTCTTTCCTAGCTCAACCTTTATGTCCATAGCTATCCTCCCCTATCTCTTTTTCTTATATTGTAGCGCTATTCACAAACAATAAGCAACAGCAATACAGCGAAATATGACTAAAATTCCAAATCTTACGCAACCGCCATACAGCCATCATCATTTCTCAAAGTAGACTTAATTATTTTATAATAAACCCACTATTTTTCTATCATTCTACCGATGCAATTTACAAATTTTGATAGATTTATCTCTAATTGAAATAAGCCTATATGATTCTAGTAAAAGAAATAGGCTTATCATTATTATTTTTGTTCAAAATAAGGATAATCAAAATGCTCATATGCGCGGGCTGTCGCAATCCGCCCTCGTGGCGTTCGTTTGATAAAGCCGCGCTGAATCAGGTAAGGTTCATACATATCCTCAACGGTTTCGGTTTCTTCTCCGATGTTTACAGCTAGTGTGCTTAAGCCCACAGGTCCCCCACCATACAGTTCAATCAACGTACGCAGCAGCTTTTGATCCACATAATCCAGCCCTTGGTGATCTACCTGCAGTAGTGTGAGTGCCTGATCAGCAATAGGCTCATTGATCACACCATCTGATTGAACCTGGGCAAAGTCTCGGACTCGCTTTAACAGGCGATTGGCAATCCGCGGTGTCCCACGTGAACGGCGGGCAATTTCGAACGCACCTTCCTCCACGATTTCCGTCTGGAAAATATCTGCGGAGCGAAGAACGATTTCTTTTAAGTCCTTATCCTCATAATATTCCATATGAGAGACGATCCCAAAGCGGTCCCGTAAAGGGGCGGATAACATCCCTGCTCTTGTTGTTGCCCCAATCAATGTGAAGGGCGGCAACGGAAAATGAACGGGGTGGGCTGTCGTTCCTTGACCAACCATGATATCGACAAAGAAGTCCTCCATGGCAGAATATAGCATTTCTTCCACTACTCGAGGTAAACGATGGACCTCATCAATAAACAGCACATCGCCTGGTTCCAGCTCATTCAAAATCGCAACCAAATCACCAGGTCGCTCAATAGCCGGTCCGCTGGTCGTTCGAATATTAACAGCCATTTCATTGGCGATCACCATCGCCATTGTGGTTTTCCCAAGTCCCGGTGGTCCGTAAAGTAGCGTATGGTCTAACGATTCTTGTCTTCTTTTAGCAGCCTCAATATAGATACTCAACTCTTGTTTTACCTTATGCTGCCCGATGTATTGCTTCAATAATCTTGGGCGCAAAGAAACCTCCAGAATTTCTTCCTGTTCGTTTCCTTCCGCCGAAAGCAGGCGCTCTTCTTCGTTGCTCATCTCTTTGCCCCTCCCTTAACGCTTCATCATCAGCTTTAATGCTGTTCGTAAGTACTCATCTGTCTGAGCTTGCTCCAGCTCTTCCAGCGTCGGTGTGACCTTCTTGATTTCTTTGTCGCTATACCCTAATGCACCAAGAGCTTCCAGAGCCTCTGCCAGCGGTTGATTCCCGCTTGATGGTATTGCTTTTGCCATGGCCTCCACAGCCGATTCTGACCGTTCCAGATCGCCAAGCTTGCCTTTTAAGTCCAGAACCATTTGCTGCGCTGTTTTCTTACCCACTCCCGGGAATTTCGTCAGATACTTCGCATCTTCACTTTCGATGGCATTGATTAATCCGCCGTGGTCTTCTGATGCCATGATTGCCAAGGCACTTTTAGGCCCAATCCCGGAAACACTGATCAGTTTCAAAAATAATTGTTTCTCTTCCAGGTCACCAAAACCATAGAGTGTATGGGCATCTTCGCGTATCACCTGATGTAGATACACCTGTACTGCTTCTGTCTTTCCGGAATAACGATATGGATTCCCCACAGATACTTGATACCCAATACCATTCGCCTCTACGACAATGTAATACGGGCTGATATATGTAATTGTGCCAATGATGTATTCGTACATAATGTCTCCCTGTCTTTATAAGCAAAAAATTCAATGTTCACGTTTTTCTCGCTTTTATTTTTAGTTGTCAAAGGAAGTTTTTATTCTCATTAATAAGTAAGAAATATTTTCTCCTTTTCACACTAGAATTGTCTTTAGTTTATCACAAAGAAGAGCAAAGCAATAGCTTCTACAGTACGAACACTCGTTTTCTTAGCAATTCTTTAGAGTATCAAAAAAAGAAGCTGAGGCATCCGCCGCTTTGGCGATGTCCCCAGCTTCAAATTTTCGGAGTAGCCTATTTTTTCGTCTGAATACTTGTTCGCCCAGACTAGAAATCTCTTAATTATTCTTCAATATAGGTCCACTTGTAATCATATTGTGCGCCGGCTGCATGAGCAACGACACCCTTCACTTTTGCACTACGCATATGTGCTTCTGATTTTTGATACATCGGGATCACGCCCATGTCATCCATCAATACTTTTTCAGCAGCAACCATATCATCCCAACGTGCCTCTGGATCAGCTGCATGTGTTGTATTTGAAGCTGCTACTAATTTGTCATACTCTTTGTTAGAGTATCGTCCTCTGTTATACGAGTTGCCTGTAACAAACAGGTCTAGGAAGCTACTTGGGTCTGCATAATCTGCACCCCAACCGCCCATGATTGCTTCAAAGTTTCCGCTGTTCCCTCTATCCAGACGAACAGAGAATGGTACAGGGGTTACTGTTACATTGATACCATCTAAGGTGTCATTCAACGCACCTTGGATGTATTCTGTCAATTTCTTCGTTGAGTCGGTATCGTCATGAACGATATCCATATCAAATTTTTCGATGCCCAATTCTTTTTTCGCTTTTTCCCAATGTTCCTTTGCCTTATCCGCATCGTAAGAAAGGACGCTTTCATTCTCTCCTGCGAAATCTTTATTATCCGCTGGTGAGAAGGACAGATCTGAAGGAACCAAGCCTTCTGAAACAATCGAACCATCGCCTAAAATACTGTTAACTAATGCATCTCTATCGATTGCGTAAGAGATTGCTTTACGCAAGTTTTCATTGTGGTATGGAGAATCTGCATCACGTTGATTCAATTCCATATAAACGGTACGACCATCTTTTTGACTGACAAATTCAGGATCGTTGGCCATTTGCTGTGCTAGCTCTCCGTTCAGGATCACGTCATCCGCTTGTCCATCCTGGAATAGATTCAATGATGTAGGTGCTTCTTTTACTACATCAACACTGATTTTATCAAGCTTCACAGTGTCTTTGTCCCAGTATTCCTCATTCTTTGTGTAAGACCATTTTGTATCTGTTCCTGGTCCATCAAAATCAGTTAAAGTGAATGGGCCATTGTAAATCGCATTATCACTTGAGGTAGCATATTCCTTGCCATGTTCTTCTACCACTGATTGTTTTTGTGGGAAGAATGACGGGAATGCCAGTAAGTAATCAAAGTACGGTGTTGGTTTTTCCAACGTAATTTCCAACTCATGATCACTAATTGCTTTAACGCCTAATTCAGAAGCTTCTTTTTCCCCTGCACTGACTGCTGCCCCGTTTTTAACTAATTCAAACAAATAAGCATATTCTGCTGCTGTCTCAGGATTTGCGGTACGTTGCCAACCATAAACGTAATCATCCGCAACAACAGGGTCACCATTCGACCATTTTGCATCTTCACGCAGTTTGATTGTATACGTTAGGTTATCGTCACTGATTTCAGCCATTTCAGCTGCACCTGCTGGTTGAGGTTTACTGTTTTCATCTAAACGATACAGTCCTTCATATACATTGTTCAATGCTGAAAAACTGATTGTGACTGTTGCTAAGGATAAATCTGCACTCGGCATCTCTTGTTGAACAACAACTCTAAACAGCTGTTCCCCAGAAGCCTTGCTTGAGTCAGTTCCTCCACTTTTATCCGTCGAATCCGTCCCGCCACCTGTCGATCCGCAAGCTGCTAAAACCAAGGTGGACAGTAAAACGATACTGGTAAATTTCTTCACGCTATTCCTTTTCATCTTTCTCTCTCCAATACATCATATTTTTCTTACCGTTTTTTAATTTTTAGAATATTCTTATAATACTAAAAATTAGATAGCAGTGCAATCATTTTTTCTCAACTATCAAAAAAAAGTTTGTTTTTCTTAGAATAAAATGGATGGCCGCGGCCCTATTAGCTGTGATTAAATAATTATTAAAATGCGATGAACACAAATAGTACAGAGGATTTTGTTCCTGTTTTTTTATTATCTTTCATAAGCAATTACAACAAAAAAAAATAAATGGATAAAAGTTGCTTGCGCTACTCTTATCCATTTTATTTAGAGGGGATTACACTATTTTTCTATTTTTTAACCACTGTCTGATTTGGAGCTGATTCATATTCACTGATCGGCCCCATCATTTATTAGAAATCAGTGTCCATTTTTTAATAAACTCAAGCTGTCTTTTAACACAGCTTCGCCATCCAATGTTTCGTAATCTTCTTTCGAAATCAGCTTATAAGGGACTGCCTTGTAATTCAAAAAGTCCTTTAGTCGCGCAACCTCGTACTTCGATTGGGGACCAATCAATAACGCATCCACTGCCTGTGTTTGGATGGTTTGCTCGGCAACAATGGCTGGTGCGGAATACACATGAACATTGACCCCTTGCTCATCTGCCGCTTGCTGAACATTTCTCACGAGAAGCCCTGTTGTGATTCCCGCAGTACAAATCAATAAAATCGTCTTTTGCTCGTTCTCATTAGCCATAGCTTCTATCCTTTCACCTGCTCTTAAGAGATTTTTTTCTTCTTATTATAAATATCCAATACAACTGCTAACAGCAAAATCAAGCCTTTGATCGCTTGCTGCCAGTCAACCCCGACCCCTAAGATCGACATCCCATTGTTCAGCACACCCATAACCAAGCCACCGACAATTGCACCCATGATCGTTCCGATCCCACCGGAAGTAGAAGCGCCACCAAAGTAAACAGCAGCCATCGCATCCAGCTCCATTGACGTACCTGCCTGTGGTGTTGCTGCGTTCAGACGAGCGGCCAAAATCAATCCAGCCAATGCGGCCATCGCACCCATATTGACAAATACCCAGAACGTGATTTTTTTCGTCTTGATCCCGGATAATTCAGCGGCCTTTTTGTTTCCACCTGTTGCGTAAATTTGGCGACCTGCCACAGTTTTATTGGTCAGGAAACCATATGCTGCAACAATAATACCTAAGATGATCAAAATGATTGGATACCCTTGATACGCCGCAAAAATATACGTCACGCCAACCACGATCAATCCAGTGAAAATAGCTTTGATAAAGAAAGCATTCATTGATTCTACTTCAAACAGGTTTTTCTTCCGACGTTCTCTCGTGCGCCATTGCCCTAGAATCAATACGGCTGCAATGATCACACCAATGATCATTGAAAGAAAATGTAAATGATCACCACCGGCAATATCCGGTAAGTACCCTGTCGAAATTTTTTGAAAGGCACTCGGAAACGGTGCCAGTGACTGTCCGCCTAACACAACTTGCGTTAATCCACGGAACATCAATAATCCTGCCAGTGTTACGATAAATGCCGGAATACCGACATAAGCTACCCAAAATCCTTGCCACGCACCAATTAATGCACCGATCCCAATACAAAGCGGAACAGCCAGCCATGGACTGATGCCATTATTCACCATTAACATACCGGCAATCGCACCGACAAATGCCATGACCGATCCGACCGACAGATCCACATGTCCTAGCAATACAACCAGCAGCATGCCTGCCGATAGTACTAAAATATGGCTGTTTTGCAATACTAAGTTCGTGATATTCAAAGGTCTCCAGAATATTCCGTCCGTCATCAGCTGAAAAGCTATCAGCAGTGCAACCAGAATGATTACCATGCTGTATCGGCTGAAGATGTCCATTGCCTTATCCTTCAAGTTGAAGCTTTTCTTCTCTTTATCCAGTTTATCTGTATTTTCCATCTTAACTCACACCCTCTTCTTCCATGGTCATCAGGTTCATCAATATTTCTTGATTGGCGTCTTCTCTCATCACTTCTCCTGTGATCCGCCCTTCGTTCATCGTGTAGATTCGATCACACATCCCCAGAATTTCCGGAAGCTCCGAAGAAATAATGCAGATGCTTTTTCCAGAAGCAGCCATCTCTTCAATAATTGTGTAAATTTCATATTTTGCGCCTACATCGATCCCGCGGGTCGGCTCATCCAAAAAGAGGATATCCGGCTCCGTCATCAGCCATTTCGCTAAAACGACCTTCTGCTGGTTACCACCACTCAGGCTACCGACATTTTGAAAGACCGAATTGGTTTTCGTTCGCATCTTCTTGCGGTATTCTTCCGCTGCAAGGACTTCTTTTTCTTTATCAATCACGCCGCCTTGACTGATTTTCCCAAGACTGGCAACCGTTGTATTCTCGCAAATATCCATTAACAGATTCAGTCCCAATGCTTTTCTATCCTCTGACACATACGCCAAGCCGTTTCGAATCGCTGTTGGTACGTCCTTAACAGATATTTCCTTCCCTTCTTTATAGACCTTACCGCTGATGTTGCTGCCGTAAGAATGACCAAAAACACTCATGGCAAATTCTGTTCGACCGGCACCCATCAGCCCCGCAATGCCAATAATCTCACCACGCCGTATGGATACATTGATATTGCTGTTCATTGTCCGTGATCCATCGATTGGATGATGCACTGTCCAATCTTTCACCTCGAAATAGACATCACCAATGTTTGGATGACGATCTGGGTAACGGTTAGTCAAATCACGTCCAACCATCCCTTTGATGATCCGTTCTTCATTGATATCTTCTTTCTCAAGCGTTTCAATCGTCTGACCGTCACGTAGGATCGTGATACGATCTGCAACAGTTACGATTTCATTTAACTTATGAGAAATAATGATCGAAGTGATTCCCTGTACTTTAAATTCCTTGATAAGCTCCAACAAATTGGCGCTTTCCTCTTCATTTAGTGCTGCAGTCGGTTCATCTAAAATCAATAGACGAACAGATTTAGAAAATGCTTTGGCAATTTCTACAAGCTGCTGATGCCCCACACCGATTTGTGAAACTAAAGTGTTCGGATCGATTTTCAGTCCAACGGTTTTCAATAAATTATCTGTCTTTTTCTCTGTGATATCCCAATCAATAATGCCATGCTTTGCTTGCTCATTGCCTAAAAATATATTTTCTTTTATCGATAAATAGGGGCTCAATGCCAACTCTTGGTGAATAATGACAATTCCTTTATTTTCACTGTCACGTAAGTCTTTAAATTTGCAGGTTTCTCCGTCATAAACGATTTCACCCTCGTAGCTTCCGTAGGGGTATAGTCCACTGAGAACATTCATCAACGTCGACTTTCCAGCACCATTTTCGCCGCACAATGCATGGATTTCTCCACGTTCAATGCTTAGATTCACATTATCAAGCGCGCGAACGCCGGAAAATTTCTTGACGATGTTCTTCATCTCCAGAATATGATCTGACATCTTTCCCATCCTTTCTTCTTCACTTCGGTCATTTCTTAAAGCCGAATAAACGGTGTTCCAAAGGCTCTCCATGCCTCGGCTCGCAATCTATGCGAGCGCGGAGGCACAGAGAAGCTTTGTTACAACCTCTATCCATTCAAATCTGATTCTTTATAGTAGTCTGTGTCGATTAACTCTTCTTTGTAATTGTCTTTATCTACAGAAACCGGATTCGCTAGGTACGTAGGAACAACTTTTACTCCGTTGTCATACGTTTCTGTATCGTTGACTGGTACTTCTTCATCTTTACTGATTGCTTCGATCATCTCGATCGTATTTTTCGCCAAAATACGTGTATCTTTAAAGATTGTTTGGGTCTGCTCGCCAGCAATGATTGACTTCACTCCGGCAACCGTTGCATCTTGTCCGGTGATGACCGGTAATGGTTTGTCTGTCGAACCGTAGCCAACACCTTTCAAGGAAGAAATGATACCCAAACTGATTGGATCATACGGGGAAAGCACAGCATCCAATGTTTTGTCTGTATAGTTTGCACTTAGCAAGTTATCCATACGTGCCTGTGCAGTCGAACCATCCCAACGCAAAGTGGCAATCTGGTTGAAGCTGGTTTGACCGGAAGGTACTTTCAGCTGATCGCTATCCAAATAGGGTTGGAACACAGACATCACGCCATTGAAATTAATCAACGCATTGTTGTCATCCGGAGAACCACCGAATAGTTCAATGTTGTATGGCCCTTCGCCATCCTTCAAGCCAAGCTTATCTTCAATATAAGAAGCCTGTAGAACCCCTACACCAAAATTATCAAAGGTTGCATAATAATCGACATACTCAGAGTTCATCAGCAAACGATCATACGCAATGACCTTGATATCTTCCTTGTGTGCTTTTTCTAAAACATCTGTTAACGCCGAACCATCAATGGAGGCAATAACTAATGTATCAACACCTTTTGTAATCATGTTTTCGATTTGAGCGACTTGGTTTTCTACCTTATCCTCTCCATATTGCAGGTCTGTCTTATACCCAAGCTTTTCAAGCTCATCTACCATATTGTTCCCATCAGCAATCCAACGCTCTGCAGATTTTGTCGGCATAGCGATTCCAACATACCCTTTATCCCCACTGCCCCCAGAATCAGAGCCGCCACATGCAGCCAAGGTCATTCCTCCGACCAATAGTAACGCGGTAAATGCTACGGCTTTCTTAAATCCAACTTTCATCTTTATCCCTCCAGAATTTATAATTGCTTTACACTCAGAAGTATACCGCCCAAAGACACCGCTTACATTAAATGTTTTTCATCTTTTCTGGGAATTCTTTTTGCTCGACTTTGCACAAATACTTTTTTCTAGGAATTTTTTTGATTTTCTTGATTTTTTTTCGTTTCCAATAGTAGAGCACCTTAAAGAGACAATAATTTGGTAGAATAAAGATAAGAAAACGCTTCATATTATATTCTGCAAAGGATTATCTTCATGAAAAAGTATCCCTTCGACTTTTCCGATTCTACTTGCAGAAAAATAATTATCATCTGTTCGTTCTTTAGCAGGAGTGATGGATAGAAAGAGTGAGGTCTATGAAAAAACTAGTGCTGTTTCTTTTTCCGTTGTTGTTTCTTTTAAGTGCTTGTACAGCTGCGGATGATGTAGAGGAAGAAAAAAGTTTGGTGATCGGTTTCTCTCAGTCAGGGACAGAAAGTAAATGGCGCAAGCGACATACAGATTCTATCAAAACTGAGTTGGAAAAAGAAAATCAAGTATTGTATCGAAATGGCTATATGAGTCAGGAACGACAGATTCAAGATATTCGTACCTTTATCGCTTACAAAGTCGATTTGATCGTCTTTACTCCT from Enterococcus sp. 9E7_DIV0242 includes these protein-coding regions:
- a CDS encoding TetR/AcrR family transcriptional regulator is translated as MAGSSATKRTIAEALIRLCKIKSFDKISVQDVTKEAGLNRQTFYYHFSDKYDLLRWIYQQDAFIYLSTRDVKIDNWEEQALKMLKAIIEEKDFYYNTVIARPDILQKDFSAVTRQLLFGLFEQIDADKELLPEDKEFYARFLSYGCSGVLLNWIQEGYQETPLTIATQLFRLAKDIEFFSYRIYQQDEDGSI
- a CDS encoding peptide ABC transporter substrate-binding protein, whose translation is MKRNSVKKFTSIVLLSTLVLAACGSTGGGTDSTDKSGGTDSSKASGEQLFRVVVQQEMPSADLSLATVTISFSALNNVYEGLYRLDENSKPQPAGAAEMAEISDDNLTYTIKLREDAKWSNGDPVVADDYVYGWQRTANPETAAEYAYLFELVKNGAAVSAGEKEASELGVKAISDHELEITLEKPTPYFDYLLAFPSFFPQKQSVVEEHGKEYATSSDNAIYNGPFTLTDFDGPGTDTKWSYTKNEEYWDKDTVKLDKISVDVVKEAPTSLNLFQDGQADDVILNGELAQQMANDPEFVSQKDGRTVYMELNQRDADSPYHNENLRKAISYAIDRDALVNSILGDGSIVSEGLVPSDLSFSPADNKDFAGENESVLSYDADKAKEHWEKAKKELGIEKFDMDIVHDDTDSTKKLTEYIQGALNDTLDGINVTVTPVPFSVRLDRGNSGNFEAIMGGWGADYADPSSFLDLFVTGNSYNRGRYSNKEYDKLVAASNTTHAADPEARWDDMVAAEKVLMDDMGVIPMYQKSEAHMRSAKVKGVVAHAAGAQYDYKWTYIEE
- a CDS encoding helix-turn-helix domain-containing protein — its product is MDIKVELGKKIRLLREKKGLTREDFCDDELELTVRQLTRIEAGQSLPTLPKLTFISQRLAIPIHHLIDEEYYELPKRYLQLKQRLYKLYTYKEEERIAKKEQTFDEIYENYYDQLPEEEQLSIDVQQASMDVHLAENADFGDGILHDYLYQILQKKEYSINDLLIIELYFHCIHFKDYDEQLFMTLSDKVIEQVDYSVDVELFLLIKVLLVAISVFIEYDNYDRLIGAVKVANLIMQTNQDFQKKPAVDVFEGKYWLFSQGDVNRAEQKYLDGAQCAKLFGDVTLSEKILKELEMDLKTFNEKQ
- a CDS encoding PTS sugar transporter subunit IIB; this encodes MANENEQKTILLICTAGITTGLLVRNVQQAADEQGVNVHVYSAPAIVAEQTIQTQAVDALLIGPQSKYEVARLKDFLNYKAVPYKLISKEDYETLDGEAVLKDSLSLLKNGH
- the ruvA gene encoding Holliday junction branch migration protein RuvA; the encoded protein is MYEYIIGTITYISPYYIVVEANGIGYQVSVGNPYRYSGKTEAVQVYLHQVIREDAHTLYGFGDLEEKQLFLKLISVSGIGPKSALAIMASEDHGGLINAIESEDAKYLTKFPGVGKKTAQQMVLDLKGKLGDLERSESAVEAMAKAIPSSGNQPLAEALEALGALGYSDKEIKKVTPTLEELEQAQTDEYLRTALKLMMKR
- a CDS encoding oleate hydratase, whose translation is MKKRGTALAILGALGTMYLAKKMQTEQTEKRALKESYFHKQQESNEQHVYLIGGGIGMLAAAAYLIRDAHVEGKNIHVIEGRPILGGSNDGAGSNEQGFVIRGGRMLNEETFENFWELFGSIPSLRWPNHSVTEEILNFDNLHPTHAQARLVARNQEIIDTYTMGFSKEDRLAMMRLLAMPEEKLDNMRIKEWFSSAFFETNFWYMWQTTFAFQKWSSLFELRRYMNRMILEFSRLNTLEGVTRTPLNQYESLILPLKDYLEKQNVDFTLNVDVVDLIFKSGSKITVTGLVLGDGTKVPLGKQDVVMMTNGTMTDCSTEGSWGRPAPQTKEKPRSATLWRNIVAKKPGLGNPEPFFGNEQETNWQSFTVTCRGNSLLRRIEAFSGNIPGSGALMTLKDSSWLMSTVVAAQPHFGKQAANTTVFWGYGIFTDKVGDYVKKTMRECTGEEILYEWVSQMGWQDDWEEIERDIINVIPVYMPYIDAQFQPRKMSDRPKVVPDNSTNFALISQFVEIPKDMVFTEEYSVRAARMAVYALFAVDKHIVPVTPHNRDPKVLAKATHTMFR
- the ruvB gene encoding Holliday junction branch migration DNA helicase RuvB, with the protein product MSNEEERLLSAEGNEQEEILEVSLRPRLLKQYIGQHKVKQELSIYIEAAKRRQESLDHTLLYGPPGLGKTTMAMVIANEMAVNIRTTSGPAIERPGDLVAILNELEPGDVLFIDEVHRLPRVVEEMLYSAMEDFFVDIMVGQGTTAHPVHFPLPPFTLIGATTRAGMLSAPLRDRFGIVSHMEYYEDKDLKEIVLRSADIFQTEIVEEGAFEIARRSRGTPRIANRLLKRVRDFAQVQSDGVINEPIADQALTLLQVDHQGLDYVDQKLLRTLIELYGGGPVGLSTLAVNIGEETETVEDMYEPYLIQRGFIKRTPRGRIATARAYEHFDYPYFEQK